In Pelagicoccus sp. SDUM812003, the DNA window AAAGCGACCGCCGACGAAGACGGTTGGGCTCGCCTCGGCCCCGTCGGCCAGCACATCCAGAACCAAGGCTCCTTCGACGCCCGCAACTACGGATTCTCCAAGCTCAGCGACCTCTTCGCCGCCATCGACACCTTCGAAGTCAAGAAACAGAAGAACGGCCCCGGCACCATCCTCACCGTGCGCCTGCGAAACAAGTAGCCCCAAATGTCAATAGTAGCGGATTGACCCCTTTTCTTCCCCCCAAATGTCAATAGTAGCGGATTGACCCCTTTTCTTCCCCACGGAGCAAGCAATTGAGCATACCCAATGATGAACTCGTTCTTCTCGCCGGAAGACATGGTCGAAGCCCATCGAAGGCTCGGAGCCGCCTGCGGACACGGAGCCCTTGCCGCGGCGCTTAGCGTCTCCGTCGAGCAAGCCTGCCAGCTGCTTGAAAAGGGTAGCTGGATCAACGTCCCGATGATGAAGGACGCCCTTCGCCGACACCGCGTCGACTTCAGGGTCCACGAAGGCCGCTGCGACCTGAAAGGCCCTGCTGTCACCATCGTGCAGTGGCTGGGACCCTGGACCGAGCCGGGCAAGCCGGCCCGTCTAGCAGCCCGCTACCGGCACTGGGTCGCCAGGAGGGGCAGCCTGATCTGGGACGCAAACGCCCCCTTCTGGATCGACAACCGCGTCTGGGCCAAACACATCGCTCCAGAGATCATGCCGAAAAACGCGACAGGGCTTAAGCCGGCATACACTCTGGAGCTGTTTTGAAATAGCAAATCCCTCCGCTTCAGCTACAGAACAGAACCTTCAAACCGAACGATAGAAGAGGAATCCAACGGGCCAGAAGGCCCGTTCCTTCGGAAGGCCCTTCTGTCTCCACTTTCCCCTATTCTCGAATAGAAACCCCTCCGCCCTATGAAAGACCGCAAACCCTTTACCTCCCATCTTCGCAATGCCCTCGCTTTAGCTGTACTGATCGGCGGCGGCACCTTCGTCCATCACGTGATCGACACAGGCGAAGCCCCTTCCAAAGCCGAGGAGCCTACGCCGGCCGTCGAATCTACTCCCTCAGACAACGCTTCGCAAGCCGCATCCGAGCCAGGCATCATTCATCTTCAAGGCCCTCTAACCTTGAACCACGGCAGCCACACGCACGTCAAGTACGAGCCTGCCGGCTACGTCGAAGGCACCGACATCGAAATCTGGGACCCTGCCTACCCCGACGATCCTGAATACCAGCTCGTTCTTAAGAAATTCTGGGAGACCTACGGCCGGGAGAAGCTTCCCGAAGGCCATTACAGCTGCCCTCCCAGACCCGAGACGTACTACAGCGGCTACGAGAAGCGCCGCGAGCAGCTGCTCAAGGAACACGCGGTCAAGTAGGTCGCCTTCTCCCGCTTTTCGTTTTACCTCCCTTTGACGCCTCCGCGCTTTACCTGCTAAACGCAGCTAGGTAATTTCGCTAAAAACGAGCGTCATGCCTCCGCGACCCCATCTCAAAGACCAGAAGACAACGGGCCATACGGCCCGTTCCTTCGGAAGGGCCTTCCGGCTCCGCCATCCCTTCTTCATGAACAGCAATCCCGTCATGAAAACCCCCATCCTTCTTCTAGCCGCATCCCTTTCGCTCTGCGCCTCCCTCCTGGGCGAGCCCGAGCCTCATCCGGCCTTCAGGGCCAGCACCGAGCTGGGCACCTACGATCCTCTTCCCGAACTGGGAATTCCCGGCCAGAGGGAGCTCCCGGTGAAGCTTCCCGCAGAGTACGACACCCGCACCTTCAAGGCTCCGGGCGACCCCCGCGCCGATCCGGACTTCGAGTTCGACCACGGGGCGATCGTCTACGAGGAGGTCAACGGTCCTCGCAGCAACCGCATCGACCTGTGCTTCGTCTCGGAGGGCTACACCACCGAGGAGGAGTTCCTGCGGATGTTCAAAAGAGTGATCCTCGACGGCCTATTCGGGCGCGTGGAGCCTTTCAAGAGCTACCGCAACCGCTTCAACATCTACGCGTTCCACGCGAAT includes these proteins:
- a CDS encoding OST-HTH/LOTUS domain-containing protein — protein: KATADEDGWARLGPVGQHIQNQGSFDARNYGFSKLSDLFAAIDTFEVKKQKNGPGTILTVRLRNK